The Gemmatimonadota bacterium genome has a window encoding:
- a CDS encoding FlgD immunoglobulin-like domain containing protein — MQRTRFLASGTLVAAAALLAPPALAAPPDTSWTHLVALPGWQEGHAIAEAADGGVFVGGYSQNAGDTDALLVRADAGGDTLWTRTYGGPGWEDCRALVVLPDGGVAMAGQTKSSGAGESDVYVVRANAGGAVEWEKTWGGAAHDDGQWIETLPDGGFAIAGETKSSGAGGSDFLLVRTDSTGATLWEATYGGAGDEDCQWGHATADGGFVLTGSTTSYGAGGVDAYLVKTDAGGLTEWEATYGGADRDLTFSVREVSGGGFVVAGQTRSAVAGDDQFWVFRTDAWGAMLWESTVGGTQADAASSVLPEPGGGFFAAGVATTGADGLESYLVAMDASGDTTGTLAFHSAPGWNTWDIAFGLGAASDGGYWVTGQTGLFPVFDLYIARVAGDGAVTAGESVVAGATVRAAPNPFRESTTISFRASLPGEAATVSLFDTTGRLVRTLRAGAGAPSVAWDGRDASGRSVAAGVYWCRVDAPTGRVSGRIVRVK, encoded by the coding sequence ATGCAGCGAACCCGTTTCCTCGCGTCAGGCACGCTGGTGGCTGCCGCCGCGCTTCTCGCTCCGCCGGCTCTCGCAGCCCCCCCCGACACATCATGGACACACCTCGTCGCGCTTCCCGGATGGCAGGAAGGGCACGCGATCGCGGAGGCGGCTGACGGCGGTGTTTTCGTCGGCGGGTACTCCCAGAACGCCGGAGACACGGACGCGCTCCTGGTGCGCGCGGACGCCGGTGGCGACACGCTCTGGACGCGGACATACGGCGGCCCCGGATGGGAGGACTGCCGGGCGCTCGTGGTCCTGCCGGATGGCGGCGTGGCGATGGCGGGGCAGACGAAGTCGAGCGGCGCGGGGGAGAGCGATGTGTATGTCGTGCGGGCGAACGCGGGAGGCGCGGTGGAGTGGGAGAAGACCTGGGGCGGCGCCGCGCACGATGACGGGCAGTGGATTGAGACGCTGCCCGACGGCGGTTTCGCGATCGCCGGGGAGACGAAGTCGAGCGGTGCGGGCGGGAGCGACTTCCTGCTCGTGCGCACGGACTCAACGGGCGCGACGCTGTGGGAGGCGACCTACGGAGGCGCGGGAGACGAGGACTGCCAGTGGGGGCACGCGACGGCCGACGGCGGGTTCGTTCTCACCGGTTCGACCACCTCCTACGGGGCGGGCGGCGTGGATGCGTATCTCGTCAAGACGGATGCGGGCGGCCTGACGGAATGGGAGGCGACCTACGGCGGCGCGGACCGGGATCTGACCTTCTCCGTGAGAGAAGTGTCCGGCGGCGGGTTTGTCGTGGCGGGGCAGACGAGGTCCGCTGTTGCGGGGGACGACCAGTTCTGGGTCTTCCGGACCGACGCATGGGGGGCGATGCTGTGGGAGAGCACCGTGGGCGGGACGCAGGCGGATGCGGCGTCATCGGTGCTCCCGGAACCGGGGGGCGGGTTCTTCGCGGCGGGCGTGGCCACGACAGGAGCGGACGGGCTGGAGTCGTATCTCGTGGCGATGGACGCGAGCGGTGACACGACGGGCACGCTGGCGTTTCACTCCGCGCCGGGTTGGAACACATGGGACATCGCGTTTGGGCTGGGTGCGGCGTCGGACGGCGGATACTGGGTGACGGGGCAGACGGGGCTGTTTCCGGTGTTCGACCTGTATATCGCACGGGTCGCGGGAGACGGCGCGGTGACTGCGGGAGAGAGCGTGGTTGCGGGTGCCACGGTTCGCGCCGCCCCCAACCCGTTCCGCGAGTCCACGACGATCTCCTTCCGCGCAAGCCTGCCGGGCGAGGCCGCGACGGTTTCCCTGTTCGATACGACGGGGCGGCTCGTGCGGACGCTCCGGGCGGGGGCCGGGGCGCCATCGGTCGCGTGGGACGGGCGGGACGCGTCGGGAAGGTCCGTGGCGGCGGGCGTGTACTGGTGTCGCGTGGACGCGCCGACCGGTCGTGTCTCGGGGAGAATCGTGCGGGTGAAATAG
- a CDS encoding ATP-binding domain-containing protein, whose amino-acid sequence MIDASCPSLLVEKLPSQDLSTVPCGHLPQPGSQSVYPNPRCAEDEAEAPQFWPVAAESLVKATRRTLHRIINEDAVPPGEVAILTVRKAEDSILAREDKLGNFRLHIGRPGSRRAPGKISLYSIHRFKGLESDVVLLIVEEPGHKPRQPLNDLIYIGASRARGHLVLLGREATLHRLHEGAAAGVE is encoded by the coding sequence GTGATAGACGCGTCTTGCCCTAGCCTTCTTGTCGAGAAACTTCCGTCGCAGGACCTCTCGACGGTCCCTTGCGGTCACCTTCCCCAACCTGGCAGCCAGTCTGTTTACCCTAACCCTAGATGCGCGGAAGATGAGGCAGAGGCGCCACAGTTCTGGCCCGTAGCCGCGGAGTCGCTCGTCAAGGCCACGCGCCGGACTCTTCACCGCATCATCAACGAGGACGCCGTCCCCCCGGGCGAAGTCGCCATTCTCACGGTCCGCAAAGCCGAGGACAGCATTCTCGCCCGCGAAGACAAGCTCGGGAACTTCCGGCTTCACATCGGCAGGCCCGGCTCACGCAGGGCGCCCGGCAAGATCTCGCTTTACTCCATCCACCGGTTCAAGGGGCTGGAGAGCGATGTCGTGTTGCTCATCGTGGAGGAACCCGGCCACAAACCCCGGCAGCCGCTGAACGACCTGATCTACATCGGGGCTTCCCGCGCCCGCGGGCACCTGGTGCTGCTCGGCCGGGAAGCGACGCTCCACCGACTGCATGAGGGGGCGGCCGCCGGGGTGGAGTGA